GTCGAGGAGTGGGGGGCTATCTCGCGCACTACGCGCACCCCGGGATTCTCCCGCTCGAAGAGCGCTATGGCCTCGTCCCATACCTCGGGCTGGTTGGGCTTCCACGAGACGAAACGAAGAAGCCGCGCGCCGTCCTCTCCCTCTGTGCAGCCGGCGGCCGCGATGAGCACGGACAGCGCCGGGACGAGGAGAGCGGCCCACTGGAAGACCGCCCGCATGGCGCAACTCACAGGCCTCACCTCCGGGCCGCCGGACCGGAGCAGACTCCGGGGGAAACTTCCCGTGTTTTTCATGGCGGTCCCCGGGAGGTTCGGCCCGCGCCAGGCGGGTCCTGTTACGCCTTTGCGGCCCGAACCTCCCGGGGACCGCCCCGCGGAATGCACCGCAGCTCTGAGAGCAAATAAGAGGCAGGCTCCGATTCATTACCATGAGGGAACCTTGTTGTAAAGGGTCATGGGCCCACGGTTCCCTCAGTGCAATAAATCAGAGTTTCCCCTGGATCAGCGTCCCTGAGTGAGCGAGACTATGCGGCCCCGCGTGAGGTCGTAGCACGACATCTCGACCTTGACGTCCACGCCGGGGAAGAGGTGGCGCGTTATGCGCCGCGAACGGCCGGCCACCCTCGCGAGCACCTGCTCGCCGTTTGCGAGCCTGACGGTATAGAAACTGTTGCCCTTGCTCTTCTCTATCGTGCCCTCTGTGACGACGAGGTCTTCTTTTCCCTGTTTCATCGCCGCTGTCCTCCGTTGTCGCCGCCTTGCGGACCCTTCGCAGCTCGCTGCGAAAAAGACCCGGCTCACCTTAGCCGGGCTCTTCTCCATCGGCGATCACTGCGCTCATGTTAACAGAGTCGCCCGAGATTTGCAAGCTTCTCTACGGACTTTCACGGCCGGGGAGGGCCGGCGCAACCAGGGGGGCGAAAGGGACACCCCTGCGGCAAGGCACCCCGCCGGTCAACACCCTTGACCGGGACCCTCCGGCCATGTTACCGTTCTTCCTCGACAATGCGCGTTCGCCGGGGAGGAAGCCCAGAGAGCCCTCCCCCGCAACTTCACCGAAACGTCCCGGGGTCTGATGGAGGCGCTGAGCGAGAAGAAGAACAGAGGCGCCGCAGCGCTTGCGGCGGCGCTCTTTGTGCTTGGGCTGACCGCCGTCGCCGGCGCCTGCACGCCCAACCATCCCTACCGGCCCGAAGAGCGGGGCGCCAACATCTTCTACACCAGCTTCGCCGAGCCGCCCAAGCACCTCGACCCGGCGCGCTCCTACAGCTCCAACGAGTACGACTTCCTCGCCCAGATCTACGAGCCTCCCTTCCAGTACCACTACCTCGACCGTCCCTACCGCCTCGTTCCCCTCTCGGCCGAGGAGGTGCCGCAGCCGGTCTACTACGACGCATCGGGCAAGGCGCTTCCGCCCGACGCGCCGGCCGGGCTCGTGGCCCGCGCCGTCTACGAGATAAAGGTGAAACGGGGGATCTTCTACCAGCCCCACCCGGCCTTCGCCCTCGACGAGGAGGGCCGTCCCCGCTACATGGACCTCACCGACGAGGACGTGGAAGACATAGAGGAGATCGGGGACTTCGAGCACACCGGAACGCGCGAGCTCACGGCCGACGACTTCATCTTCCAGATAAAGCGCCTTGCCGACCCGCAGCTCCACAGCCCCGTGCTCTCCATACTCGAAGAATACATCCTCGGCCTCTCGGAGTACGCACAGGCGCTGCGGGCCGAACTCGAGGAGACGAGAAAGAGGCGCAGGGAAGCGGCGGGGGCGGCCTACAACCGTCTCGCCGACGAGATGCGAAACCCCATACGCCTCGATTACGACAAGTTCGAGCTCCCGGGGGTGGAGAAGGTCGACTCCCACACCTACAGGATAATACTCAAGACCAAGTACCCCCAGTTCCTCTACTGGCTCGCCATGCCGTTCTTCTCGCCCGTGCCCCGGGAGGCCGTGCGATTCTACAAACAGGGTCCTCTCCAGGAGCGAAACATCACCATAGACCGCTTCCCCGTCGGCACGGGCCCCTACCGCATTGAGACCTACAACCCCAACATGGAGATAGTGCTCGCAAGGAACGAGAACTTCCACGGCGAGAGTTACCCCGGAACCGGCGAGGTAGGCGACGGCGCGGCGGGACTGCTCGACGACGCGGGCAGACCGCTTCCCTTCGTGGACCGCATAGTCTTCAAGCTCGAAAAGGAGGCCATCCCCCGGTGGAACAAGTTCCTCCAGGGCTACTACGACAACTCCGGCATCACGTCCGACAGCTTCGACCAGGCCGTTACACTCACGGCCGAGGGCAAGGCCGCGCTCACGGGCTTCATGAAGGACAAGGGCATACGGCTCATCACGTCGGTGCGGCCCTCGACCTACTACATAGGGTTCAACATGCTCGACGACGTGGTGGGCGGCTACGGCGAGGAGAAACGGAAGCTGCGCCGCGCCATAGCCATCGCCCTCGACTACGAGGAGTACATCGAGATATTCAACAACGGACGCGGCATCCCGGCCATGGGCCCCCTGCCGCCCGGCATCTTCGGCTACATCGAGGGCCGCGAGGGGATCAACCCCTACGTCTACGACTGGGACGAGCAAAGGGGCGCGCCGGTGCGCAAGTCCATCGACGAGGCCAGAAGGCTGCTGGCCGAGGCCGGATATCCCGGCGGCCGCGACAGGGAAGGAAGACCCCTCATCATCACATTCGACAACGCCTGGACCGGCCCGGACTCGGCCTCGCTCATCAACTGGTACATAAACAGGCTCAAGCTGCTCGGCATCCAGCTCGAGAACCGCACGACCGACTACAACCGCTTCCAGGAGAAGATGCGCAAGGGCAACTTCCAGATCTTCAGCTGGGGATGGAACGCCGACTACCCGGACCCGGAAAACTTCTTCTTCCTGCTCGTCGGCGCAAACGGCAAGGTGAAACACCAGGGCGAGAACGCGGCTAACTACGAGAACCCGGAGTTCGACAGGCTCTTCGACGAGATGAAGGCCATGGAGAACTCGCCGCGGAGACTGGAGATCATAAGACGCATGACCGATATCGTGCGCCGCGACGGCCCCTGGGTATGGGGCTTCCACCCCGTGGCCTTCTCGCTCGTCCACGGCTGGGTGGGCAACGTCAAGAGCAACCCCATGGCCAACAACACGATGAAGTACATAAAGATCGACGGCAGGGCGCGCGAGGAGCTGCGCTACAGGTGGAACCGCCCCAACCCCTGGCCCCTGGCGGCCGCGGCGGCCGTCCTCGTGGCGGGGTCGCTTCCGGCCGTGCTGTCGGTGAAGAGAAGGATGGGGCTCTGAGAAGATGCTTGCCTACATCATAAGACGCATACTCTACGCCGTTCCCATAATCATAGGCGTAAACCTCCTGACGGCGCTTCTCTTCTTCTACGTCAACACGCCCGACGACATGGCGCGCAAGATACTGGGCGAAAAGCACATAACCAGGGAGGCCATAGAGAACTGGAAGCGCGACAACGGCTACAACCTGCCGCTCTTTGTGAACACCGCCGAGTCGGGACTCGCCGTCGTGACCCAGACCATCTTCTTCCAGAAGTCGGCGCCGCTTCTGTGGTTCGACTTCGGGAAGTCGGACCGCAACAACATCGACATAGGCGCGGAGATAAGAAAACGGATGTGGCCGAGCCTTAAGATATCGATCCCCATCTTCATAATCGGCATCCTCACCAACCTCACCTTCGCCATGATAGTGGCCTACTTCCGCGGCACCTACCTCGACGTCTGGGGCGTGGTGCTCTGTGTCGTCATGATGAGCATATCGGCGCTCTTCTACATCATAGGGGGCCAGTACCTGCTCGGCAAGGTCCTCAGGCTCTTCCCCATATCGGGCTACGACACGGGGCTATTCTCGGTGAAGTTCGTCGTCCTGCCCGTCATAATAGGCATAATAAGCTCGCTGGGCGGAGGCGTGCGTTTCTACAGGACGGTCTTCCTCGAGGAGATAAACAAGGACTACATAAGGACCGCCAGGGCCAAGGGACTCTCCGAGGGGACCGTGCTCTTCAAGCACGGCCTCAAGAACGCCATGATACCCATACTGACCAACGTGGTCGTCTCCATACCGTTCCTCTTCTACGGAAGCCTGCTGCTCGAGGCCTTCTTCGCCATACCGGGTCTGGGCAGCTTCACCATAGACGCCATCCAGTCCCAGGACTTCGCCATAGTGAGGTCCATGGTCTACCTGGGCTCCATACTCTACATCGCGGGACTCGTCATGACCGACATAAGCTACACGCTCGTGGACCCGCGCGTAAGGCTCCAGTAGGTGTCGTCCATGCCCGTAGTGCTCGCTACAGACATGATAGTATTCGTCCTCTTCGCCGTGCTCCTCTACATGGCCGTCGCGGGACGTTCGAGCGAGCGTCTGCGCGAGCTCTGGTCCGATCTGCGAAGGAACAGGCTCGCCGTGATCTCCATGGCCGTACTCTCGCTCTACGCCCTCGTGGCTCTGGCCGACTCCATAAGGTGGCGCGACCCCGTGCTCGATGAAGAGGGAAGGCCCGCGGTGAGCGCCCAGGGCGATCCCATATACAGCCCCCAGGCCCTCTCGCTCCTGGACCGCATGCTCTGGAAGCTCAGGGTCAACAGGGAAAAGACCTTTTCGGCGCCCCTGGCGACCCGTCTGTTCGTAAAGGAGACGATGAAGCTGCCCGACGGCACGCTCGTGCGCGACTATCCGCCGCTCAGGCACCCGCGAAGCCACCTGCTCGGCACCGACAAGGTGGGCTCCGACGTGCTCCTTGCGGCCGTCAAGGGCATAAGGACCGGTGTCGTCATAGGCACGGGCGCCACCCTCCTCATGATCCCCTTCGCCATACTCTTCGGCGTCACGGCGGGCTACTTCGGCGGCGTCATCGACGACGTCATCCAGTACATATACACAACGCTCGCCTCCATCCCCTCGGTGCTCCTCATCGTGGCCTTCATGCTCATATTCGGCACCGAAGGCTACCAGGGTGGGCTCATAACGGAGAGGGACATATACCTCGGCTTCTTCGTCCCCTTCGACCGCCTCTTCTGGCTCTGCATCATCATGGGGGTGACGTCGTGGACCGACCTGTGCCGTATCATAAGGGGGGAGACGCTCAAGCTGCGCGAACTGGAGTACGTGCAGGCGGCCAGGGCCTTCGGCGTGCGCAACGCCACCATCCTCTACCGCCACATAGTGCCCAACGTGATGCACCTGGTTCTCATAACCATGGTCCTCCAGTTCAGCGGCCTCGTGCTCGCCGAGGCCATACTGAGCTACCTGGGCATAGGCGTGAGCCCCGAGATGGGGAGCTGGGGCAACATGATCAACACGGCCCGCCTCGAGCTGAGCCGCGAGCCGGTCGTATGGTGGAACCTCACGGCGGCCTTCATCTTCATGTTCGGCCTCGTGCTTCCGGCCAACATCTTCGGCGACGCCGTGCGCGACGCCCTCGACCCGCGTCTGCGCGGCGGAAGGCTTTGAGCAAACTCCGCTCTGCCTCGCCATGAGGCGGCCTTCCTCTTGCCGCCGTTGCCCCGAGGGGGCGGTCCCCCGGCACAGCCCCCCAGAGGCAGCCGGCGCGGGCAGCCTGGGGGAAACTTTCTGAAGAAGGGCCATAGGCCCACGTTTCCCCCAGACCCCTTCAAAGACTTTTAACTTGGGCCTAAGAACCTCGCCTCCTTGGACGATCACGAGAGCCGACGCGGCTCGAAGAGCAAATTACTGGAAGAGCGGGTCCTTGAGGATACGGATATGTCCCATCTGAGAAATGAAGATACGGCGCCGGTGATCGAGGTAAGGGATCTCAGGACCTACTTCAGGACACCCGCCGGTACGGCAAAGGCCGTGGACGGCGTCTCCTTCTCCATAAGAGAGGGCGAGACCTTTGCGCTCGTCGGCGAGTCGGGCTGCGGCAAGTCGGTGACGGCCCTCTCCATAATCCAGCTCGTCGCCGAGCCCGCGGGCTTCATAGCGGGGGGCGAGATACTGCTGCGGGGACGCAACATCGTAAAGCTGCCGGAGACCGAGAAGCGCAGGATACGGGGCAACGACATCTCCATGATCTTCCAGGAGCCCATGACCTCGCTCAACCCGGTCTTCACCATAGGCGAACAGATAGCCGAGTCCGTGCGGCTCCACCAGGGCAAGAGCCGCCGCGAGGCGAGGGCGGCGGCCGTGGAGATGCTCGGCAGGGTGGGGCTTCCCGACCCCGGCGCCCTCTACGACGAGTATCCCCACAGGCTCTCGGGGGGGATGCGCCAGCGGGTTATGATAGCCATAGCGCTGGCCTGCAGGCCCGAGCTCCTCATAGCCGACGAACCCACCACCGCCCTGGACGTGACGATCCAGGACCAGATACTGGGGCTCATAAGGGAGCTCCAGCGCGAGCTCCGCACGGCCGTGCTCCTCATAACCCACAACCTCGCCGTCGTCTACCGCAACGCCGGCCGCGTGGGCGTCATGTACGGCGGGAAGATGGTGGAGACGGCCTCCACGGCGGCGCTCTTCAGAAACCCCCTCCACCCCTATACGCTCAAGCTGCTTCGGAGCGTGCCGGGGGCCGACAAACGGGGCGCGGCACTCGACACCATACCGGGCAGCGTCCCGCCGGCCACCGACTTCCCGCCGGGCTGCCGCTTTTCCGGCCGCTGCCACCGCGAGATGAAGGGCTGCGCCGCGGCGGAGCCGCCGCTCGTGGAGGTCGAGCCCGGCCACAGTGCGGCCTGCCACCTCTACGACCGCTCCTTCATGGCCTCTCCCGCGGCCGAGCCCGTGGGCCGCGGGACCGGGGAACCGGCGCCTGCGCCCGTAAACATCCCATTCGCCCGGCGTGACACACTCCTCGAGGTGAGGGGGCTCAGGACCTACTACGCCATAAGGAAGGGACTCTTCAAGCGTGTCGTAGGCCACGTCAGGGCCGTGGACGGCATAGACCTCACGGTGCGCAAGGGCTCGACGCTTGCGCTCGTGGGGGAGTCGGGATGCGGCAAGACGACGGCCGGAAAGTCCATACTGCGGCTCATCGAACCCACGGCCGGCTCCATACGCTTCAAGGGCCGCGAACTGACGGGGCTTTCGCCGGCGCAGCTGCGCCCCTACCGCAGCCTCCTCCAGATAATCTTCCAGGACCCCTACTCCTCGCTCAATCCCCGCATGAAGGTGGGCGACATAATCGAGGAGGGGCTGAAGTCACTGAAACCGGAGATGGACAGGACGGCGAGGCAGGCGAAGGCGGCGGCCGTCATGGAGCGCGTGGGGCTCTCGCCGGAGATGGCCAGGCGCTACCCCCACGAGTTCTCCGGCGGCCAGCGCCAGCGCATAGGCATAGCCAGGGCCCTGGCCGTGGACCCCGAGTTCATCGTATGCGACGAGGCCACGAGCGCGCTCGACGTATCGGTGCAGGCCCAGATACTCAACCTCCTCAAGTCCATCCAGCGCGAGCTCGGCCTCTCCTTCCTCTTCATAACCCACGACCTCGGCGTAGTCGAATACATAGCCGACGAGGTGGCCGTCATGTACATGGGAAAGATCGTCGAGCGGGGGGCTACGGAAGAGATATTCGCCGCCCCCCGTCACTCCTACACCAAGACCCTCCTTGCGGCCGTGCCGAAGATAGGGGGAGCGGAGCGCGCCGCCGACGCGGACTCGTGAGCCCTGCCGTGCCGGCGGCTGAAGATCCCGCGGGGGCCTAAAAAAGAACCGGTATCTGCCGATAAGAAGCCATGGCGCGGCCTTTTCCCCTGCGGCCCTCGAAAGCACAGACACCGGGAGAGACGATGAAGAGGATAACCGGCGACCTCTCGCTCATGCACCTTACGGAACTCGCCCAGTGGGCGGACATGAACTCCAAGACCGGCACGCTCACCATCTCAAACGGCGGCGTATCGAAGAAGTTCTATCTCCAGGAGGGGAAGATCATCTACGTGGCCTCGGGCAAGAGCGGCGAGAGGCTCGGCGAGATACTGGAGGACCGCAATGACGTGGACGCCGAGGCCGTGCGCCGGGCCCTCGAAGTCTCGCGCAGCCTCGGCGTGCCCTTCACGGGTCATCTCATCTCCGAAGGGATCGTCGACATGGCGGGGCTCGAAGCGGCCCTGGTCCAATGCGCCGAGGTCGCCTTCACCGACGCCCTCCACTGGGAGAACGGCACCTTCGAGTTCACTGACGAGGTGCCTGCCGAGGTGGACGACGGTCCCATCAAGCTCAACACCTCTTTCGTGCTCTTCGAGTCGGTGCGCCGCTTCGACGAGGCGAGGAAACGGGTGAGCGACGAGGGGCGGGAGTTCATGGAGCAGCTCCGCGCCGGCCTCGACGAGGGGAGCATCGAGCTCCCTCCGGTGCCCGACATCATGACGAAGATCCACGACATCATGAGGCGCGACGATGCGCCGGTCCGGGAGATAGTGAAGATAATCATGGCCGACCAGATACTCACCTCGAGGCTTCTCCGCGTCGTCAACTCGGCCTTCTACGGCCTCTCCGGCGAGGTGACGTCGCTGCAGCAGGCCGTCGTCTACCTGGGCTTCAAGGCGGTGCTCGGCATCGTGACGGTCCACACCATGAGCGCCGCGACGGCCGCCAACGAGCGCAAGGTGAAGGATGTGCTGCGACACAGCCTCCTTTGCGCCTTCATCGCAAGACGCCTGGCCGAAAGTCTCCGCCTCGACCCGGAAGAGGCCTTTGTCTGCGGGCTCCTCCACGACATAGGCAAGACCCTGCTCTTCAGCCTCAAGGGTCTCGACTGGATCGACGACGACGATATGGACGAGATCGCCGCGCTCTTTCACTGCGAGGCCGGAGGGTTGCTGGCCGCCAGGTGGCGTTTTTCCGATGTGGTGAAGGAGGTGATCGTCCACCACCATGCCCCGGAGAAGACCCCCTCGGAGAGCGCCATGGTGGAGACGGTCTTCCTTGCCGACGCCATGGCCAACGGCAGGGATACGAGCGACACCGCGCTGCGGCTGCGCTCCATAGAGGTCGAGGAGGCTTCGCTGAAGTCGATAGGAGACGAGATGGCCTCGATGAGGGAGATGGTGAACGCCGTCATATGAACCGCCGCATCCCGCACCCACCCCCGCCACACCTCCCCTCCCCCCCACCCACGCCGGGGTTGACCGGGAACGGCGAAACGTTTATAATATCACTGTCGGCGGGACAATCAACAGGTGCTTCCTGAACAATACAGAACGAAACAAGGGAGGTCTTTACATGGGTGACTGCGGAAGCTGCTCTGACGGCGTAGGCGGGCCTTTCTCGGAAGGGCTCGAGCTCGTCGAGTTCGTATACAACGCTCACGGCGGGGCCGTGGCCGGCGCCCCCATACCGAACGGGGGACTCGAAGTGGAGTGCCACGGCTGCGGCGAGCGGTTCCAGATGACCACTTTCGTCTTCAAGTGCCCCAAGTGCGGCGGAGTCCACGCCGTATCGCCGCCGCGCTGCCACGACGCCGCCAACGTCCAGTTCGCCGGCAAGGGCTACAAGCTGCCCGAAGACCGGTAGAAGGAAGCGGCCTTCCGGCCGGCAAACACAAAAGGGGCTTCAACGGCCCCTTTTTTCATGGCCGACGGCCGATTGCCCCCACGGGCCCTTGCGCCGCCGGGAAGTTTCAGGCGGGCGGCCCGCCGCCCGGCCCTTTGAGAACTCCGATGGCGCTGTTGAGCTCGGCGTGGCTTCCGAGCAGAACCACTATGTCGCCCTCCCCTACTACGAAGTCGGGCGGCGGGTTTGTCCTGGCCTCTCCCTTCCTCACCACGGCCATGACCGTGGCGCCCGTGAGCCTCTTTAGATCGATCTCGCCTATGCTCTTGCCCGCCGCGGCGCTCTTTTCGTCCACGTAGAAGGTGTCCATCACACTCGCCTCGAGGACCCGGGTGAGCTCGGCCATGGCTTGGCTCGACATGGAGGGGTTTCTCAGCATGGCGTACCCCTCTTGGCGCACCAGGTCTATCTGGTTCTGTATGATGTTGGCCGGAACGCGGTAGTCCCTGAGCACCCTGGCGAAGATCTCCACGGAGGTCTCGAACTCCTCGGGTATGACCTGGTTTGCCCCGAGGCGGCGCAGCTCCTCCACTTCCTTTATGTAGCGCGTCCTCACGAGTATGGAGAGGTTGGGGTTGAGGTCACGGGCGCTCTTGACGATGCGCCGCGTGGAGAGGGGGTCGTCTATGGCCACCACCAGCATCTGGGCCTTCTCTATGCCCATGCGCCTTAGCATCTCCGGGTGGCTGGCGTCGCCGTAATAGGCACGGTGGCCCGCCTTCTTGGCCTCGCGCACGCGCTCGGGGCTCATGTCCATCACGAGGTAGGCAATCCCCACTTCCTTCAACACCCGCGCGAGGTTGCGGCCGTTGAGACCGTAACCTATTATCACGACGTGGTTGGAGAGCGAGGCCATGCGACGCCGTCCCTCGGCCGAGGCGCCGGCCGCGACGGTGCCGAGAAGACGGGCCGCCGAGAGCGCCGCGGCCGGCGCCCACTGGAATACGAAGGGAGTGGCGGCCATGGTCATTATGGAGACGGCCAGAAGCGTCTGGTATGCGCCGCTGCTCAGTATGCCGTAGTCACGGCCGAGCTTCATGAGTATGAACGAGAACTCACCGACCTGGGCGATGCTCAGGCCGACGATTATGGAGAGCCTCAAGGGGTTTCGCAGCATCTGCCCCACGGCGATGACGATGAAGGCCTTGACGGCCATTACGGCCGCGGCCAGCAGCACCAGTGAGCCCACGTTGTCGAGGAAGTAGCGCGCGTCGAGGAGCATGCCCACCGATATGAAGAAAAGGCTCGCAAAGGTGTCCCTGAAGGGAAGGACCTCGGCCACTATCTGGTTCGAGTACTCGGACTCGGAGATGACAAGGCCGGCGATGAAGGCGCCCATGGCGAGAGAAAGCCCGGCCTCGAAGGCCACCCACGCCGACCCGAGGCATACGAGCACGATGGTGAGGATGAAGACCTCGCGGTTTCTGAGCCTGGCCACATGGTGGAAGAGCGCGGGTATGAGGTACGATGCCGCCGCTATTATGGCGGCTATCATGACGAGGGCCGTTGCCAGCCCCCTGAGCAGCGCGAAGGCGGAAGTCCCCCCCTGCTCCCCCATGCCCTGGACGACCATGACCATGAGCACCACGCAGATGTCCTGGAAGAGCAGTATGGCCACCGACTGGTTGCCGTGCGACGAACTCGCCTCGCCGGAGTCGACGAGCAGCTTCAGCACGATGGCCGACGACGAGAGCGCCACGGCAAAACCGATGACGAGCGCCGCCGGGGTGTCGAGACCGAAGGCCGTCGCCGCGGCAAAGGCCACGGCCATTGTGACCGTCACCTGCAGCCCGCCGCCGAGCAGAGCGGCCCGGCGTATGCTCAGAAGCTTGGTGAGCGAGAACTCGATGCCGATGGTGAAGAGAAGCAGGACGATGCCGATCTCGGCGAGCATCTCGACCTCGCCGTGGGTGGTGACAAGTCCCAGGCCGGAGGGGCCGATGATGATGCCCGTGACGAGAAAACCGATTATCGTGGGCAGGCCCGCCCTGGCGAAGAGGATGCTGATGGGCACCGACACCGCCATGAGCACGGTTATGTCGTGTAAGAGGGGAATGCCTTCCAATGGGTCTCCCTGTGCGCCGCCCATGAAGGCGGGCGGAACGGACGGCCGGGGGGATCAGCCGCCGCCCTTGTCGGCCTTGTCCGCGCCGCCTCCCCCCCCTTCGGGTCTTCCGCCTTCAGCCCCGCCCCCTTCGGCCCCGCCTCCGGGAGAGCCGGATTGCCGCCGGTCGGAGGACTCCTGCTGCGACTCCTTCTGCTCCATGCGCTGCTTAACAAGCGCTATCTCGTCCTCCACCCTCGCCGTCTCCTCCTCGAGACGCCTTATGTCGTCGATTATCCTGCGCACCTCCGTGTTGGAGAGCGGATTCTCCCAGGGAGGTCCGGCCATGTCGTATACCATGCCGCCAAGATCGGCGAAACGCTTCTCCACCTCCCTGTGGAGCGCATAGGCCCGGTAACGGAGCTTGCCTATCCTGGCGTACTCCTCACCCTTCTCGGCCGCTATCTTGGCGCCGTCCTTGACAGCCTCCCAGCCTTCCTCCACAGCCTTTGCAAGGTCGTCCCTCACCTTGTCCCAAAATCCCGACATGACACCCCCTCCTTTTTTAAAGGAAATTCTGAATTATTCCACTGAGGGAACCTTTTTGTAAAAAGGTTCCCTCAGACTCCCTCCAAAAACTTTCAACGCCCCGCGGGTCTTCTCGATTTTGCAAGCAAAATCGAGAAGACCCGCGGGGAATTGAAAGTCTTTGAAGGGGGTCCGGGGGAAACTTTCTACAGAAAGTTTCCCCCGGTGAAAAAATCAGAATTTCCTTTAAGGATATAAAGCGGGGTATCTTCTGTCAAGCAATTAAGCCTGCGGTTGGTTTTGGCGAAAGGTCTTTACAAGGGCCTGGGGCTTGAGTATACTGTAGTCTAAAAAATCCGGGGAGTTACGAAGTGGGGGAAGTAATAGACGGCAAGGCTGTGGCAAGGGGTGTGAAGGAGAGGCTCGGCGATGAGGTTCGGCGGATGAAGCGGGAGTGCGGTTTCGTGCCCGGGCTGGCCGTCATCCTTGTGGGCGAGGACCCGGCCTCTCAGATATATGTTAGAAACAAGGGCCGTGCCTGCGACGAGGTGGGCATACGGTCCATGAAGTACACGCTCGACGCCGATAGCGGGCAGGACGAGCTCGTTGGGCTCATCTCGGACCTCAACAGCGACAGCTCGGTGCACGGCATACTGGTGCAGCTTCCCCTGCCCGGTCACATGGACGAGGACGCGGTGATAGAGGCCATCTCGCCGGACAAGGACGTGGACGGCTTCCATCCCTACAACGTCGGCAGGCTGCTTGTCGGGAGTCCGGTGCTCGAGCCGTGCACGCCGCTTGGCATCATGAAGCTCATCGACTCGACCGGCGTTGACCTGGAAGGCAGGGAGGCGGTGGTCGTAGGTCGCAGCAACATCGTCGGCAAGCCGGCGGCCGTGATGCTGCTGCGCCGCAACGCGACGGTGACCATCTGCCACTCGCGCACCCGTGACATAGCCGCCAGGGTCGCCTCGGCCGACGTGGTCGTCGCCGCCGTTGG
This DNA window, taken from Deltaproteobacteria bacterium, encodes the following:
- a CDS encoding dipeptide ABC transporter ATP-binding protein gives rise to the protein MSHLRNEDTAPVIEVRDLRTYFRTPAGTAKAVDGVSFSIREGETFALVGESGCGKSVTALSIIQLVAEPAGFIAGGEILLRGRNIVKLPETEKRRIRGNDISMIFQEPMTSLNPVFTIGEQIAESVRLHQGKSRREARAAAVEMLGRVGLPDPGALYDEYPHRLSGGMRQRVMIAIALACRPELLIADEPTTALDVTIQDQILGLIRELQRELRTAVLLITHNLAVVYRNAGRVGVMYGGKMVETASTAALFRNPLHPYTLKLLRSVPGADKRGAALDTIPGSVPPATDFPPGCRFSGRCHREMKGCAAAEPPLVEVEPGHSAACHLYDRSFMASPAAEPVGRGTGEPAPAPVNIPFARRDTLLEVRGLRTYYAIRKGLFKRVVGHVRAVDGIDLTVRKGSTLALVGESGCGKTTAGKSILRLIEPTAGSIRFKGRELTGLSPAQLRPYRSLLQIIFQDPYSSLNPRMKVGDIIEEGLKSLKPEMDRTARQAKAAAVMERVGLSPEMARRYPHEFSGGQRQRIGIARALAVDPEFIVCDEATSALDVSVQAQILNLLKSIQRELGLSFLFITHDLGVVEYIADEVAVMYMGKIVERGATEEIFAAPRHSYTKTLLAAVPKIGGAERAADADS
- a CDS encoding ABC transporter permease, whose amino-acid sequence is MLAYIIRRILYAVPIIIGVNLLTALLFFYVNTPDDMARKILGEKHITREAIENWKRDNGYNLPLFVNTAESGLAVVTQTIFFQKSAPLLWFDFGKSDRNNIDIGAEIRKRMWPSLKISIPIFIIGILTNLTFAMIVAYFRGTYLDVWGVVLCVVMMSISALFYIIGGQYLLGKVLRLFPISGYDTGLFSVKFVVLPVIIGIISSLGGGVRFYRTVFLEEINKDYIRTARAKGLSEGTVLFKHGLKNAMIPILTNVVVSIPFLFYGSLLLEAFFAIPGLGSFTIDAIQSQDFAIVRSMVYLGSILYIAGLVMTDISYTLVDPRVRLQ
- a CDS encoding peptide ABC transporter substrate-binding protein, with protein sequence MEALSEKKNRGAAALAAALFVLGLTAVAGACTPNHPYRPEERGANIFYTSFAEPPKHLDPARSYSSNEYDFLAQIYEPPFQYHYLDRPYRLVPLSAEEVPQPVYYDASGKALPPDAPAGLVARAVYEIKVKRGIFYQPHPAFALDEEGRPRYMDLTDEDVEDIEEIGDFEHTGTRELTADDFIFQIKRLADPQLHSPVLSILEEYILGLSEYAQALRAELEETRKRRREAAGAAYNRLADEMRNPIRLDYDKFELPGVEKVDSHTYRIILKTKYPQFLYWLAMPFFSPVPREAVRFYKQGPLQERNITIDRFPVGTGPYRIETYNPNMEIVLARNENFHGESYPGTGEVGDGAAGLLDDAGRPLPFVDRIVFKLEKEAIPRWNKFLQGYYDNSGITSDSFDQAVTLTAEGKAALTGFMKDKGIRLITSVRPSTYYIGFNMLDDVVGGYGEEKRKLRRAIAIALDYEEYIEIFNNGRGIPAMGPLPPGIFGYIEGREGINPYVYDWDEQRGAPVRKSIDEARRLLAEAGYPGGRDREGRPLIITFDNAWTGPDSASLINWYINRLKLLGIQLENRTTDYNRFQEKMRKGNFQIFSWGWNADYPDPENFFFLLVGANGKVKHQGENAANYENPEFDRLFDEMKAMENSPRRLEIIRRMTDIVRRDGPWVWGFHPVAFSLVHGWVGNVKSNPMANNTMKYIKIDGRAREELRYRWNRPNPWPLAAAAAVLVAGSLPAVLSVKRRMGL
- a CDS encoding HDOD domain-containing protein — its product is MARPFPLRPSKAQTPGETMKRITGDLSLMHLTELAQWADMNSKTGTLTISNGGVSKKFYLQEGKIIYVASGKSGERLGEILEDRNDVDAEAVRRALEVSRSLGVPFTGHLISEGIVDMAGLEAALVQCAEVAFTDALHWENGTFEFTDEVPAEVDDGPIKLNTSFVLFESVRRFDEARKRVSDEGREFMEQLRAGLDEGSIELPPVPDIMTKIHDIMRRDDAPVREIVKIIMADQILTSRLLRVVNSAFYGLSGEVTSLQQAVVYLGFKAVLGIVTVHTMSAATAANERKVKDVLRHSLLCAFIARRLAESLRLDPEEAFVCGLLHDIGKTLLFSLKGLDWIDDDDMDEIAALFHCEAGGLLAARWRFSDVVKEVIVHHHAPEKTPSESAMVETVFLADAMANGRDTSDTALRLRSIEVEEASLKSIGDEMASMREMVNAVI
- a CDS encoding ABC transporter permease encodes the protein MPVVLATDMIVFVLFAVLLYMAVAGRSSERLRELWSDLRRNRLAVISMAVLSLYALVALADSIRWRDPVLDEEGRPAVSAQGDPIYSPQALSLLDRMLWKLRVNREKTFSAPLATRLFVKETMKLPDGTLVRDYPPLRHPRSHLLGTDKVGSDVLLAAVKGIRTGVVIGTGATLLMIPFAILFGVTAGYFGGVIDDVIQYIYTTLASIPSVLLIVAFMLIFGTEGYQGGLITERDIYLGFFVPFDRLFWLCIIMGVTSWTDLCRIIRGETLKLRELEYVQAARAFGVRNATILYRHIVPNVMHLVLITMVLQFSGLVLAEAILSYLGIGVSPEMGSWGNMINTARLELSREPVVWWNLTAAFIFMFGLVLPANIFGDAVRDALDPRLRGGRL
- the infA gene encoding translation initiation factor IF-1, producing MKQGKEDLVVTEGTIEKSKGNSFYTVRLANGEQVLARVAGRSRRITRHLFPGVDVKVEMSCYDLTRGRIVSLTQGR